A single window of Paenibacillus sp. FSL H8-0537 DNA harbors:
- a CDS encoding extracellular solute-binding protein has product MKRRFLHATKLAGLTLVATVTAFTAVSDVSASMSSPWTDDTASENNSAQSRVSVSFQNTTVSLPLPPQMIEGTIMIPGKALLEGLGYHITWHAAEKQLIAEHPRKPKLVFWANRKEAELGGKPLSPLKSVPYLERKMIWLPLRTVAEAAGLSVTWDAFNRTAFVSDPQALPQFSVMTRPNDGTVTPPMPLLKYMQEHMNVDVRLQLADPELYKQKTAVMFAAGQPASIMLLEDPYQYNDELLESLAVDLTGQLEAFPRLKALAGNNAGGRRFIDGKLYGIARPSDHHDAPFPAIRQDWLDKLNLAQPKTMDELYEVLKQFTFSDPDGNGKHDTIGLAGYSYDAGLGTLSWVEHAFTGSPDRFSMKDGQLIDHAVQPQQALALKWLAGAYRDGLLDKEFAARSDEQTKVRLSENLTGLAAMSVTEAAQLSTGQAVWVPLSGIQATSASPRIAPWKLEGNGMYIISTMSRTDPELLLNWLNRGYEMTEKNEWGTIAELGAADYSAINHLFGQKDMLKGNQSVAALPASIQSAYEAAASEWSKISYADTTLPQLNSFWNQGKYADLNNELAQFKIKVIMGAATIEEWERYAASLAASEEYKRMIADIHTHLAASAK; this is encoded by the coding sequence ATGAAACGACGTTTCTTGCACGCAACAAAGCTCGCTGGCCTGACGCTAGTCGCCACTGTAACCGCATTCACCGCTGTGTCCGATGTTTCTGCCAGCATGTCCAGCCCATGGACGGACGATACCGCTTCTGAAAATAATTCGGCGCAATCGCGTGTTTCCGTCTCTTTTCAAAATACGACTGTCAGCCTTCCCCTGCCTCCGCAAATGATAGAAGGAACGATCATGATTCCCGGAAAAGCGCTTCTGGAGGGGCTCGGTTACCATATAACCTGGCACGCCGCTGAAAAACAGCTAATCGCTGAACACCCACGCAAGCCTAAGCTCGTATTTTGGGCGAATCGCAAGGAGGCGGAGCTGGGCGGAAAACCGCTTAGCCCTTTGAAATCCGTACCTTATCTGGAGCGAAAAATGATCTGGCTGCCGCTGAGGACCGTTGCGGAAGCAGCCGGTCTGAGCGTCACCTGGGACGCCTTCAACCGAACTGCATTTGTGAGCGATCCGCAAGCTCTCCCCCAGTTTAGCGTAATGACAAGACCAAATGACGGCACGGTAACTCCACCTATGCCGCTGCTCAAATATATGCAGGAGCATATGAACGTCGATGTACGCCTGCAATTGGCTGACCCTGAATTGTATAAGCAAAAAACGGCCGTTATGTTCGCCGCAGGTCAGCCCGCTTCCATTATGCTGCTGGAAGATCCGTACCAATACAATGATGAGCTGCTGGAGAGTCTGGCAGTTGATTTGACGGGACAGCTGGAAGCTTTTCCACGTTTAAAGGCGCTTGCTGGCAATAATGCCGGAGGAAGGCGATTCATTGATGGCAAGCTTTATGGCATTGCCCGTCCCAGTGATCATCATGACGCCCCCTTCCCAGCCATTAGGCAGGATTGGCTGGATAAGCTGAATCTGGCGCAGCCCAAGACGATGGATGAACTATATGAGGTATTAAAGCAATTTACGTTTAGCGATCCGGATGGCAATGGAAAACACGACACAATCGGATTAGCGGGCTATTCGTATGACGCCGGACTTGGAACATTATCTTGGGTGGAGCACGCTTTTACAGGCAGCCCGGACCGCTTCTCCATGAAAGATGGCCAGCTAATTGATCATGCCGTCCAGCCGCAGCAAGCATTGGCGCTGAAATGGCTCGCCGGCGCTTATCGCGATGGTCTATTAGACAAAGAATTTGCGGCTAGAAGCGACGAACAGACGAAAGTCCGCCTGAGCGAAAATCTCACAGGACTTGCTGCCATGAGCGTCACTGAGGCAGCTCAGCTTTCAACCGGGCAAGCGGTGTGGGTGCCGCTCTCAGGCATCCAGGCTACTTCAGCAAGCCCAAGGATTGCCCCTTGGAAGCTGGAGGGAAATGGGATGTACATCATTAGCACCATGTCGAGAACCGACCCTGAGCTGCTGCTGAACTGGCTGAATCGCGGCTATGAAATGACGGAGAAAAACGAATGGGGTACAATCGCCGAGCTTGGTGCCGCTGATTATTCCGCCATCAATCATTTGTTCGGGCAAAAAGATATGCTTAAGGGCAACCAAAGTGTGGCAGCATTGCCTGCCAGCATACAGAGCGCTTACGAAGCAGCAGCTTCCGAATGGAGCAAAATTTCTTATGCTGACACGACTTTGCCGCAGCTTAACAGCTTTTGGAATCAAGGCAAATATGCCGATCTAAACAATGAGCTGGCGCAATTTAAAATCAAAGTCATTATGGGCGCTGCAACGATTGAGGAATGGGAGCGTTATGCAGCCTCTCTAGCCGCTAGTGAGGAATATAAACGAATGATCGCAGATATTCATACTCATCTTGCAGCCTCGGCCAAGTGA
- the hisA gene encoding phosphoribosylformimino-5-aminoimidazole carboxamide ribotide isomerase: MKFRPCIDMHDGKVKQIVGETLSTDKQAVVENFVSSHHSVYYAEMFKKDELVGGHVIMLGGGNEEEAVRALQAYPGGLQIGGGIHAGNAQHYLGQGASHVIVTSYIFSNGQLNRDNLERIVAEVGKDRLVIDLSCKERDGKWYVVTNQWTQFSDFEVNEANIRMLEQFCDEFLIHAVDVEGKQSGIQQSLVKALAEWVAIPCTYAGGARSLADLELFKSLSGGKLDITIGSALDIYGGALPYEQVVAYCQSDIS, from the coding sequence TTGAAATTCAGACCTTGTATAGATATGCATGATGGAAAAGTGAAGCAAATCGTTGGAGAGACGCTCAGTACGGACAAGCAGGCGGTCGTGGAAAATTTCGTTTCCAGCCATCACTCCGTTTATTATGCTGAGATGTTCAAGAAGGACGAGCTCGTTGGCGGACATGTCATTATGCTGGGCGGCGGCAACGAAGAGGAAGCGGTTCGCGCGCTTCAGGCGTATCCGGGTGGCTTGCAAATTGGCGGGGGCATCCATGCAGGCAATGCGCAGCACTATCTCGGACAAGGCGCTTCGCATGTCATTGTGACCTCGTACATTTTCAGCAATGGACAGCTCAACCGAGACAACCTAGAAAGAATCGTCGCTGAGGTTGGCAAGGACAGATTAGTAATCGATTTGAGCTGCAAAGAGCGTGATGGCAAGTGGTATGTGGTGACGAACCAATGGACGCAGTTCAGTGATTTTGAAGTGAATGAGGCGAACATTCGGATGCTTGAGCAATTTTGTGATGAGTTTCTCATACATGCCGTTGATGTTGAAGGCAAGCAGAGCGGCATCCAGCAAAGCTTGGTGAAGGCGCTGGCAGAATGGGTTGCAATTCCTTGTACTTATGCGGGCGGCGCTCGTTCGCTGGCTGACTTAGAGCTGTTCAAGAGCCTCTCTGGCGGGAAGCTGGATATTACGATCGGCAGCGCATTGGATATTTACGGCGGCGCATTGCCTTACGAGCAGGTTGTTGCCTACTGCCAGAGCGATATAAGTTGA
- a CDS encoding DUF2277 domain-containing protein, whose translation MCRNIKPLFNFDPPATEYEIMAASLQFVRKISGYNAPSKANEEAFRIAVAEVAAAAGKLMDSLVTNAEPRNREIEIERARAKSAKRFGIGNE comes from the coding sequence ATGTGCCGAAATATTAAGCCTTTGTTTAACTTTGACCCTCCAGCAACGGAATACGAAATTATGGCGGCTTCACTGCAATTTGTACGCAAAATATCCGGCTATAACGCACCATCGAAAGCAAATGAGGAAGCTTTCCGCATCGCTGTTGCAGAAGTCGCGGCAGCAGCGGGAAAGCTAATGGATTCGCTTGTGACGAATGCCGAGCCGCGCAATCGCGAAATTGAAATAGAGCGTGCCCGTGCCAAATCAGCCAAACGTTTTGGCATAGGCAACGAATAG
- a CDS encoding aminopeptidase has translation MNPTQQQLENYAALAVRTGVNVQKGQTVVLMTPIAAAPLARLIAAKAYEAGAKHVQVEYNDEELTRIKYKMAPEEAFGEYPMWRAQAWEGYVEQGAAFITIYSPNPELLNGVDSNRVATATKAASTALSGYRAALMNHSNAWTLISYATPEWAAKVFPDVSPEEAVKKLWERIIEATRIGLENPIQAWSEHNAKLLQVVELLNGKRYRQLRYQAPGTDLTIDLPEGHIWLGGAKANAKGVLFNPNMPTEEVFTMPHKDGVNGTVRSTKPLNYNGQVIDGFSLTFKAGKVTEYSAEQGYEALSHLVGTDEGAAKLGEVALVPHNSPISNSNVIFFNTLYDENASCHLALGQAYPVNLAGGTSMSPEELLAHGANRSLVHEDFMIGSAEMNIDGITQDGSAEPIFRDGNWAI, from the coding sequence ATGAATCCAACACAGCAGCAATTAGAAAATTATGCGGCATTGGCCGTTAGAACAGGCGTCAATGTCCAAAAAGGACAGACGGTCGTTCTCATGACTCCGATAGCAGCGGCACCGCTGGCACGTTTGATTGCCGCCAAGGCTTATGAAGCGGGAGCCAAGCATGTGCAAGTGGAGTATAACGATGAGGAGCTTACTCGCATTAAGTACAAAATGGCGCCGGAAGAGGCTTTTGGCGAATATCCAATGTGGCGTGCTCAGGCATGGGAAGGGTATGTCGAGCAAGGAGCAGCGTTTATCACCATTTATTCGCCGAACCCAGAGCTTCTGAATGGTGTGGATTCCAATCGGGTTGCGACAGCAACGAAAGCCGCTTCGACTGCGCTCAGCGGTTATCGCGCTGCGCTGATGAATCATTCGAACGCATGGACGCTCATATCTTACGCGACTCCTGAGTGGGCAGCTAAGGTATTTCCGGATGTATCCCCAGAGGAAGCGGTGAAGAAGCTATGGGAGAGAATTATTGAGGCGACACGCATCGGTTTGGAAAATCCGATTCAAGCTTGGAGCGAGCATAATGCCAAGCTGCTGCAAGTGGTTGAGCTGCTTAATGGCAAGCGTTATCGTCAGCTTCGCTATCAGGCGCCGGGTACGGACTTAACAATAGATTTGCCAGAAGGCCACATCTGGCTGGGCGGGGCTAAGGCAAATGCCAAAGGTGTGCTGTTCAATCCGAATATGCCGACTGAGGAAGTATTTACGATGCCGCATAAGGATGGCGTAAATGGCACGGTTCGCAGCACAAAGCCGCTTAATTACAATGGACAGGTTATCGACGGTTTTTCCTTAACGTTTAAGGCTGGAAAGGTGACGGAGTATTCGGCTGAACAGGGCTACGAAGCGTTATCGCATTTGGTGGGAACGGATGAAGGAGCAGCGAAGCTCGGCGAAGTTGCACTCGTGCCACACAACTCGCCGATTTCCAACTCGAATGTCATTTTCTTTAATACCCTGTATGATGAAAATGCTTCCTGCCATTTGGCGTTGGGGCAGGCTTATCCGGTCAATCTGGCCGGCGGTACGTCCATGTCGCCTGAGGAGCTGCTTGCACATGGGGCGAATCGAAGTCTTGTGCATGAGGATTTTATGATCGGATCGGCTGAGATGAACATTGACGGCATCACGCAGGACGGATCAGCGGAGCCTATTTTCCGTGATGGAAACTGGGCAATCTAA